In the Moraxella osloensis genome, one interval contains:
- a CDS encoding lysophospholipid acyltransferase family protein, whose product MNAFTLLKYVPMWMLYLLAHIASFIISLRRDKSIMKTVDTNLRLVYPELTETQRDQLARACIANQSKNMVESAKSWAMPPAWSVKQIHTIHHQQVLMQGLQNPNGMLAIVPHLGTWEIMNAWLNQFGAPTIMYKPVKGEQANQFVLQGRQRLNATLVPTDATGVKAIFKTLKAGGFSIILPDHVPDPSGGEVVPFFGIPTLTSTLASKLASKTKCSLVGLTCVRRDDGQGFDIYCDELTDPALYDKNMVTATTAMNHAIERMIDRFPSQYMWGYKRFKRVPGFPVIYNAEPSIAVAVRQRYPKLSNHDIINSLT is encoded by the coding sequence ATGAATGCCTTTACTCTTCTCAAATATGTGCCAATGTGGATGCTGTATCTATTGGCACATATCGCAAGCTTTATCATTTCACTTCGTCGTGACAAAAGTATCATGAAAACGGTGGATACTAACTTACGACTTGTCTATCCTGAACTCACCGAAACCCAGCGTGACCAGCTTGCCAGAGCCTGTATTGCCAATCAAAGCAAAAATATGGTCGAATCGGCTAAAAGCTGGGCGATGCCACCTGCGTGGTCGGTCAAACAAATTCATACCATACATCATCAACAAGTTCTGATGCAAGGCTTACAAAATCCCAATGGCATGCTTGCAATTGTGCCGCATTTGGGGACATGGGAGATCATGAATGCGTGGCTTAACCAGTTTGGTGCACCGACCATTATGTATAAACCTGTGAAAGGTGAACAAGCCAATCAGTTTGTATTGCAAGGGCGTCAACGGCTCAACGCAACTTTGGTACCAACCGATGCTACTGGGGTCAAAGCGATTTTTAAAACCTTAAAAGCAGGCGGTTTTAGTATCATATTGCCCGATCATGTCCCCGACCCATCTGGCGGTGAAGTGGTGCCGTTTTTTGGCATTCCGACACTAACCAGCACTCTTGCTAGCAAATTAGCCAGTAAAACCAAATGTAGCTTGGTGGGTTTGACCTGTGTACGCCGTGATGATGGACAAGGCTTTGATATTTATTGTGATGAGCTAACTGACCCCGCCTTGTATGACAAAAACATGGTGACAGCGACAACCGCGATGAACCACGCCATCGAGCGGATGATTGACCGTTTCCCCAGTCAGTATATGTGGGGCTATAAGCGCTTTAAACGTGTGCCAGGATTTCCGGTTATTTATAATGCCGAGCCATCCATCGCGG